From Desulfallas thermosapovorans DSM 6562, the proteins below share one genomic window:
- a CDS encoding AAA family ATPase yields the protein MHITKLALHNFRNHRNTAVELDRLNIFVGRNNSGKSSILAAIEWALTGRNLWTDRAGRGAGDLVTRKEKNCQVGLELAGLGGVVRAMPPHTLTVGKSRNIQEGQAAIHHHLEADEQLIQLVLNAGSFINLPPAEQKAFLFALCGISCTAEEIAGATVQYLRGTGVADEQAREAASRVKALLPPGFGGDPAILEGMEKRAREQRREAKKDLERTRAALAEMELPNLPDGLDLEDKEAVERQLAELEREKNELLKAHGARRAAQENLARCRERVNKLAAELERLNEEKSRLERETAGRDREELAQKLGQVKAQAEQAANTAAEYDRELAALQAADRARRAVVEKLQAFDGRCPLAPELIACRMSGGEVQELINQLELENAAADEKVDHLRAGIRKTQEQKQALQHRAGAIEKTLTELDADRTALHGLDEAIARTQRELDNTWQEAAAWEETLHKSGADPEEIDRLQGRIDQGRGILSQLEVAAHGRQQARQLQQDLEVLEKELAVTERMVKALGPDGIRKTLLGDRIAGLTEEINTLLAAFTDERYQITWKEDYTPLVHRDGSVLPVKLLSKSEQLRVGIALQAAIARMTGLNFIAVDEVDMLDQDNRDLLTGTLLGMLDQFDQIMLFCTVGDVIPQNPGLPGVKMFWVEDGAVSELGGGRGKSAVERGAAHAAG from the coding sequence ATGCACATTACCAAACTGGCCCTGCACAATTTCCGCAACCACAGAAACACCGCCGTCGAGCTGGACCGGCTAAACATATTTGTCGGGCGCAACAACAGCGGCAAATCCAGCATCCTGGCCGCCATCGAGTGGGCCCTGACCGGGCGCAATCTGTGGACCGACCGGGCTGGCCGGGGAGCGGGCGACCTGGTCACCCGCAAAGAGAAAAACTGCCAGGTGGGGCTGGAACTGGCCGGCCTGGGCGGTGTGGTCCGGGCCATGCCACCCCACACCCTCACCGTGGGCAAAAGCCGGAACATCCAGGAAGGACAGGCCGCCATCCACCACCACCTGGAGGCAGACGAACAATTGATTCAGCTGGTCCTAAACGCCGGCTCCTTTATTAACCTGCCCCCCGCGGAACAAAAAGCGTTCCTGTTCGCGTTGTGCGGCATCTCCTGCACCGCGGAAGAAATAGCCGGCGCCACCGTGCAGTACCTGCGCGGCACCGGGGTGGCAGACGAGCAGGCCAGGGAAGCGGCCTCCAGGGTAAAGGCCCTGCTGCCCCCGGGATTCGGCGGAGACCCCGCCATCCTGGAAGGCATGGAAAAGCGGGCCCGGGAACAGCGCCGGGAGGCCAAAAAAGACCTGGAGCGCACCCGGGCGGCGCTGGCCGAAATGGAACTGCCCAACCTGCCGGACGGCCTGGACCTGGAAGACAAAGAAGCCGTGGAAAGACAGCTGGCCGAGCTGGAACGGGAGAAAAACGAACTGCTCAAAGCCCACGGCGCGCGCCGGGCCGCACAGGAGAACCTGGCCCGGTGCCGGGAGCGGGTCAATAAGCTGGCTGCTGAACTGGAACGGTTAAACGAGGAAAAAAGCAGGCTGGAGCGGGAAACGGCGGGCCGGGACCGGGAAGAACTAGCTCAGAAGTTGGGCCAGGTGAAAGCGCAAGCAGAACAGGCCGCGAACACGGCGGCCGAATACGACCGGGAACTGGCCGCGCTGCAGGCCGCGGACCGGGCCAGGCGGGCGGTGGTGGAAAAACTGCAGGCCTTCGACGGCCGGTGCCCCCTGGCCCCGGAACTGATTGCCTGCCGCATGAGCGGGGGCGAAGTACAGGAACTAATCAACCAGTTGGAACTGGAAAACGCTGCTGCCGACGAGAAAGTTGACCACCTCCGGGCCGGCATCCGCAAAACGCAGGAGCAAAAACAGGCCCTGCAGCACCGGGCCGGCGCAATAGAGAAAACCCTGACCGAACTGGACGCCGACCGAACCGCACTGCACGGCCTGGACGAAGCCATCGCCCGCACACAGAGGGAACTGGACAACACCTGGCAGGAGGCGGCCGCCTGGGAAGAAACCCTGCACAAAAGCGGGGCCGACCCCGAAGAAATCGACCGCCTGCAGGGGCGCATCGACCAGGGGCGGGGTATTTTGAGCCAGCTGGAAGTGGCTGCCCACGGTCGCCAACAGGCCCGCCAGCTGCAGCAGGACCTGGAAGTTTTGGAAAAGGAACTGGCCGTCACCGAGCGCATGGTCAAGGCCCTGGGGCCGGACGGCATCCGCAAAACCCTGCTGGGCGACCGGATAGCCGGGCTGACGGAAGAGATCAACACCCTGCTGGCCGCCTTCACCGACGAACGCTACCAGATCACCTGGAAGGAAGACTATACACCCCTGGTACACCGGGACGGCTCGGTGCTGCCCGTCAAGCTGCTCTCCAAAAGCGAGCAGCTCCGGGTGGGTATCGCGCTGCAGGCCGCCATCGCCAGAATGACCGGGCTGAACTTCATAGCTGTTGACGAAGTGGACATGCTGGACCAGGACAACCGGGATTTGCTCACGGGTACCCTGCTGGGCATGCTGGACCAGTTCGACCAAATCATGCTCTTTTGCACTGTGGGCGACGTAATCCCTCAAAACCCCGGGCTGCCGGGTGTGAAAATGTTCTGGGTGGAGGACGGCGCGGTCAGCGAACTGGGCGGCGGGCGCGGCAAGTCCGCCGTGGAAAGGGGTGCCGCCCATGCTGCAGGATAA
- a CDS encoding AAA family ATPase, giving the protein MALQFHRAQRKKVKLRLAFAGPAGSGKTYSALQVSFGLGGRVALIDTERGSGELYAHLGEYDVCTLEVPFVPEKYVEAIRAAESAGYNVIIIDSLSHAWAGPGGVLDIHGYAADKGGNSWTAWRQVTPRHNELVDAMLQSRCHIIATLRSKMEHVQVVENGKTVVKKVGMNPIQRDGLEYEFTVFLDLDYNHTASATKDRTGLFDGLVFKPSAETGARLLEWLETGVEVLPRAGRQPSLTVVGGGQAEAGGAAGGNAGGAGENCTWPAPEADTGTGNSMGHGPGEAVNPPALERDTFDRQQQAAGHAGRLQNTGGNHTRSTAPSGPDQPARQPRAAAQAPATQAQLKKIFATAGEAGLDETALHQLIEQKTGKQSARELTKPEASRVIELLLSMAGGRPNPKPESAPLPPRAANGGRMRLF; this is encoded by the coding sequence ATGGCGTTACAATTTCACCGCGCACAGCGCAAAAAAGTCAAGCTGCGCCTGGCCTTCGCCGGCCCGGCCGGCAGTGGAAAAACATATAGCGCATTGCAGGTGTCCTTCGGCCTGGGCGGCCGGGTGGCGCTGATTGATACCGAACGCGGCTCGGGCGAACTATACGCCCACCTGGGGGAGTACGATGTTTGCACCCTGGAGGTACCCTTTGTGCCGGAAAAGTACGTGGAGGCCATCCGGGCGGCGGAAAGCGCGGGCTACAACGTAATCATCATCGACAGCCTTTCTCACGCCTGGGCCGGGCCCGGCGGCGTGCTGGACATCCACGGGTACGCCGCGGACAAGGGCGGCAACTCCTGGACCGCCTGGCGGCAGGTAACCCCCAGGCACAACGAACTGGTGGACGCCATGCTGCAGTCCAGGTGCCATATCATCGCCACCCTGCGCTCCAAGATGGAGCACGTCCAGGTGGTGGAAAACGGCAAGACGGTGGTCAAGAAGGTGGGCATGAACCCCATCCAGCGGGACGGGCTGGAGTACGAGTTCACGGTATTCCTGGACCTGGATTACAACCACACCGCCAGCGCCACCAAGGACCGCACCGGGTTGTTTGACGGGCTGGTGTTCAAACCGAGTGCGGAAACCGGCGCCAGGTTGCTGGAGTGGCTGGAAACCGGTGTGGAAGTGCTGCCCCGGGCCGGCCGGCAGCCCAGCCTGACGGTGGTGGGCGGCGGGCAGGCAGAAGCTGGCGGTGCAGCAGGCGGCAACGCGGGCGGTGCCGGGGAAAACTGCACCTGGCCCGCACCTGAGGCGGATACCGGCACCGGCAATTCGATGGGGCACGGGCCGGGGGAAGCGGTAAACCCGCCGGCTCTGGAGCGGGACACCTTTGACCGCCAGCAACAGGCCGCGGGGCATGCCGGGCGGCTGCAAAACACCGGGGGAAATCACACACGCAGCACCGCTCCCTCCGGGCCGGACCAGCCCGCCCGGCAGCCCCGGGCAGCCGCCCAGGCTCCGGCCACCCAGGCCCAGCTGAAGAAGATATTCGCCACGGCCGGTGAAGCCGGATTGGACGAAACGGCACTGCACCAGCTTATCGAACAGAAAACCGGCAAGCAATCGGCCAGGGAGCTGACCAAACCCGAGGCCAGCCGGGTGATTGAACTACTCCTGAGCATGGCCGGCGGCAGGCCAAACCCCAAACCCGAATCGGCACCGCTCCCGCCCCGGGCGGCAAACGGCGGCAGAATGCGGCTGTTTTAG